AACGAGGTCACCGGCGAAGCGGCCACCCGGGACCGCTCCCGTGCCGCGCGGGGCGTGTGTGTCGCCCCCTACGAGAAGGGGCTCGTCATGCCATTCGTGAGCACCAACGGCATCCGGCTCTCCTACCAGCGGTCGGGGAGCGGTGTGCCCGTCCTGCTGATCATGGGGTCCTCGGCCTCGGGCCGGGTGTGGACCCTGCACCAGACACCGGCCCTGAACCGTGCCGGGCCGTCGCGTTCGCCGACGACCTGATCAGCCCGCCCCACCTGGTCGCCGAGGTGGCCGACGCCATCCCCGGCTGCGACTTCGTGGAGATACCGGACTGCGGCCACCTGGGCTACCTGGAACGCCCGTACGAGGTCAACGCGGCCGTCATCGAGTTCTTCGACAAGTACTGAGCACGCGGCGGCGCGCCATGCGCGGCTGCATGAGAAACGAGGCGGATGTCCGTGTCGATGATGGGCGGCGGAAGCCCGGCACTGGGCCCGGCAGGACTGCAGCTGGAGGATGATTCGATCATCCGGCAAGGGGTCAGGCCGGGTACGGTGCGCCGGATCATTCCGTATACGAAGAAGTTCCGTTGGCCGCTGCTGCTGCTGATGCTGACCACGGTCGTCAACGCGGGCAACGCGGTCGCCACCCCGCTGATATTGAAAATGATCATCGACGACGGCATTGGGCCGAGGGACCGTTCGGTCGTGGTGGGGCTGTGCCTGGCGGTCGCCGGACTGGCGCTGGTCGACGCCGCGGCGGTGTACGTCCAGAGCTGGTGCTCGGGCCGGGTCGGCGAGGGCATCGTCTACGAGCTGCGCACCCAGGTCTTCGCCCATGTGCAGGAGCAGCCCCTGGCCTTCTTCACCCGGGCACAGACCGGTGCGCTGGTCAGCCGGCTCAACGCCGACGTCATCGGTGCCCGGCAAGCGGTCACCACATTGCTCTCCCAGTCGGTCTCCACGCTCCTGACGCTGGTCCTCGTGCTCGGTGCGATGTTCTACCTGTCGTGGCAGATCACCGTCGCCGCGCTGGTGCTGATTCCGCTCTTCCTCGTGCCGGTTCGGCTCATCGCCCGCCGCCTGCAACGGCTCACCCGGGAGACGATGCAGCTCGACGCCGAGATGAGCTCGATGATGAACGAGCGCTTCAACGTCTCCGGGGCGATGCTCGCCAAGCTCTACGGCCGCTCGACGGACGAGGAGGCGATGTTCGCGGGCAAGGCCGCCCGGGTGCGGGACGTCGCCGCGGTCGGCGTGGTGTGGGGGCGGCTCCTGTTCATCATCGTCGGCGTCCTCACCGCCATGACCACGGCTCTTGTCTACGGCCTCGGAGGCGCCCTCACCATCGACGGGGCGCTGGAGATCGGCACCCTGGTGGCCATGGTGACGCTGCTGCTTCGGCTGTACGGGCCGATCAACCAGCTGACGACCCTGCAGTCGACCGCGATGATCGCCCTGGTCAGCTTCGACCGGGTGTTCGAGGTGCTGGATCTGAAGCCCATCGTCAGTCAAAGCCCCACGGCGCGCGCGCTGCCCGCCGCCGCTTCCGCGCCCGACATCGAGTTCGACCACGTCTCGTTCCGGTATCCCGTCGCGAAGGAGGTCTCCCTCGCCTCCCTGGAGACCATCGCGCTGCGCAGGCCGGAACGCGCCGACAACGTCCTCACCCTGGACGGACTGACCTTCCGCGCTCCTGCCGGCAAGCTCACCGCCCTGGTCGGCCCGTCAGGAGCGGGCAAGACCACCATCACCCACCTGGTGCCGCGCCTCTACGACCCCAACGAGGGCCGGGTGCGCATCGGCGGCCACGACATCCGCGACCTGACCCTCCAGTCGCTGCGGGACACCGTCGGCGTGGTCACCCAGGACGCACACCTCTTCCACGACACACTGCGCGCCAATCTGCTCTACGCCCGGCCCGACGCCGACGAGAAGGACCTGACGGAGGCGTGCCGGGCGGCCCTGATCTGGGACGCCGTCCAGGCGCTCCCCGACGGCCTCGACACCGTGGTCGGCGACCGGGGGTACCGGCTGTCCGGCGGGGAGAAGCAGCGCATCGCCCTCGCCCGGCTGCTGCTGAAGGCACCGCCCGTCGTCGTCCTCGACGAGGCCACCGCCCATCTCGACTCCGAGTCGGAGGCCGCCATCCAGCGAGCTCTGAAGACCGCCCTGGCCGGCCGTACGTCACTCGTGATCGCCCACCGCCTGTCCACCATCCGCGAGGCCGATCAGATCCTCGTGGTCGAGGCGGGCCGGATCCGTGAGCGCGGAACCCACGCGGAGCTGATCGGCCAGGGCGGGCTGTACGCCGACCTGTACCGCACCCAGTTCGCCGAGCAGGCGCCCGAGGACACCGACGTCGTGGCCGGGGTGCCCCAACCCGATCTCGTGCCGCCTGTTCAACTGCCGCACGGCCACAGTTGAACAGCGGATCCCCCGGAGCGCCCGGCCCGCCGGCCTCCGCCCCACCGCTCGCAGGAAGGACAGGCATGGCAGCGCGCGACATCGCCTACGTCGAGCTGTACGCCAAGGACAAGCAGCAGACCGCCCACTCCTTCGTCTCGCTGGGCTTCACCTGCGTGGCGGACTCGGTG
The DNA window shown above is from Streptomyces vietnamensis and carries:
- a CDS encoding alpha/beta fold hydrolase, with product MPFVSTNGIRLSYQRSGSGVPVLLIMGSSASGRVWTLHQTPALNRAGPSRSPTT
- a CDS encoding alpha/beta fold hydrolase → MADAIPGCDFVEIPDCGHLGYLERPYEVNAAVIEFFDKY
- a CDS encoding ABC transporter ATP-binding protein — translated: MRRIIPYTKKFRWPLLLLMLTTVVNAGNAVATPLILKMIIDDGIGPRDRSVVVGLCLAVAGLALVDAAAVYVQSWCSGRVGEGIVYELRTQVFAHVQEQPLAFFTRAQTGALVSRLNADVIGARQAVTTLLSQSVSTLLTLVLVLGAMFYLSWQITVAALVLIPLFLVPVRLIARRLQRLTRETMQLDAEMSSMMNERFNVSGAMLAKLYGRSTDEEAMFAGKAARVRDVAAVGVVWGRLLFIIVGVLTAMTTALVYGLGGALTIDGALEIGTLVAMVTLLLRLYGPINQLTTLQSTAMIALVSFDRVFEVLDLKPIVSQSPTARALPAAASAPDIEFDHVSFRYPVAKEVSLASLETIALRRPERADNVLTLDGLTFRAPAGKLTALVGPSGAGKTTITHLVPRLYDPNEGRVRIGGHDIRDLTLQSLRDTVGVVTQDAHLFHDTLRANLLYARPDADEKDLTEACRAALIWDAVQALPDGLDTVVGDRGYRLSGGEKQRIALARLLLKAPPVVVLDEATAHLDSESEAAIQRALKTALAGRTSLVIAHRLSTIREADQILVVEAGRIRERGTHAELIGQGGLYADLYRTQFAEQAPEDTDVVAGVPQPDLVPPVQLPHGHS